A genomic stretch from Malus domestica chromosome 15, GDT2T_hap1 includes:
- the LOC103405751 gene encoding STS14 protein — MAHHHPLLVLAALALAISSVHVAAAQAPSSNPSAREYLQAHNQARAAVGVEPLKWSESLANATSRLVRYQRNNQACNFANITSGSKYGANQLWASGQSVSPTMVVDTWVKEKDFYNHSGNSCVPNHWCGVYTQVVWRKSLELGCAQATCVKEQSSLSICFYNPPGNVVGESPY; from the coding sequence GGCTCATCATCATCCCTTGCTAGTCCTAGCAGCCCTGGCTCTAGCCATCAGCTCAGTCCATGTTGCAGCGGCTCAGGCGCCAAGCTCCAACCCTTCAGCCAGAGAGTACCTCCAAGCTCACAACCAAGCCAGAGCCGCAGTGGGTGTTGAGCCGCTCAAGTGGAGTGAGTCATTGGCCAATGCAACAAGCAGGCTAGTGAGGTACCAAAGAAACAACCAAGCCTGCAACTTTGCTAACATCACCAGTGGCAGCAAGTATGGAGCCAATCAGCTGTGGGCAAGTGGGCAGTCAGTGAGTCCAACCATGGTTGTGGACACTTGGGTCAAAGAGAAGGACTTCTACAACCACAGTGGGAACTCTTGTGTGCCAAATCACTGGTGTGGTGTGTACACCCAGGTGGTGTGGAGGAAGTCTTTGGAGCTTGGGTGTGCTCAGGCTACATGTGTCAAAGAACAGAGCAGCTTGAGTATTTGTTTTTATAATCCTCCTGGGAATGTTGTAGGGGAGAGCCCGTACTAA